Within Sebastes fasciatus isolate fSebFas1 chromosome 19, fSebFas1.pri, whole genome shotgun sequence, the genomic segment tatagtgtatatatttattatgtactgttcctgtgcattgcttGGATAacttgctgctgtaacacaataatttcccaatttgggatcaataaagttccTGTACCTCTTAACTGGCTCCAAGCACTCAGCACTCTTGAAATATGCTCCAGTTTATCAGGctattatttttagttttttaatacAAAGtgattttcacatttaaatcatAAAGACATGGTGAGAAATTTAATTTTTACTTtggaataaaaatgtttttcagatGATTGAGGCTGTGGAGGACATCAAGAAGAATAACAAAGTGCGCAGTGTCATTATATGCAGTCTGGTTCCAGGGATCTTCTGTGCAGGTACTCTATTTGTTTATTGCATTGGAGagatttttgactttttgaatTCGCTGTTTGGAACGTCTTTCCATTTCGCTTCTCGTTCTTCAGTTGTAGACATTTTGCCAATCCAATCTTCATGCATAATTCTGTGTATAATATTTCATATTGAGATCTTGAAAGCTTGATCTGGCAGATACCAAATCTCTGAGTGACGGACCAACACTACACACTCCTCTGCTTCATGTTTCAGGAAGCCACAAACCTCTGGCTTGATGCCGatgctttgtctctctgtgcagGTGCAGATCTGAAGGAGAGGGCCAAGATGCACCCGAGTGAAGTGGGACCGTTTGTGTCCAAAGCAAGAGGACTCATCACAGAGCTGGGTAAAGACTGTAAAGAAGGATTAAATTCAGAGACCGTTCACGAATTCATTGTAGATTAAttgatttgaatgttttctACACAGCGATGCCTCACATtcttatttaataataatgttgtaaAGTTTTTTGAATCGCAGAACTCAtgtaattttgttttcattactttgaaaaagtgaaagaaaatataaatttttCATTAACACTTTCATTAAGGCCAGACACTATCGGCAaaaacacttaaaagtatacttttattaaCTAAAAAGTTGGCCAATTTAGTCCAAAGAAGTACTGAAGTAGTACACTTTCAagtatactactactacattgatattagtagtagtaagattTTACTTTTCTGTTGCAGGTAACCTTCCGGTACCAACAATTGCTGCAATTGATGGAGCTGCCTTAGGAGGAGGCTTGGAAATGGCCCTTGCTTGTGACATCAGAATTGCCTGTGAGACTCAGTGGACTGTATCGTATAATACATCTATACtcgtagtagtggtggtggtggtagtagtatgTGTAAGTAGTAACACTACTCTTTGATCTCTCTAGCTGATACTGCGAAAATGGGACTAGTTGAGGCCAGACTTGCAATCATTCCTGGAGGAGGTAAGGCtggatcctttttttttgtttttcataattTCCAGTGAAAATCTTTAGGTTGTGTCCAGATGTGGTCGAGGCCATGTCCCATCCTGGTTTCTCATAACTTCTCACTTCTGTGCAGGTGGTACACAGCGTCTCCCCAGGGCAATTAGCGTTTCCATGGCTAAGGAGCTCATCTTTGCTGCCCGGGTGGTGGATGGAACGGAGGCGTGTCGCCTGGGTATCGTCAATCACTCTGTGGAGCAGAATGAGAGCGGAGATGCTGCCTACCTGCGGGCTCTGGAGCTCGCCCGCGAGATCAACCCTCAGGTAATGAGACCGATTCACTGACAAGCAGATCTCTTTATTAAGGAGATTATACAAAATCGTGATGAATGTCATTTCATAGGCATTGAATAATTGCAGTAAAATGGCAGTCACTCTTTGGTTTTTGGCTCCGCAGGGTCCAATTGCAGTAAGGATGGCGAAACTGGCGATCAACCAGGGGATAGAGGTAAGTGTAAGATGTCAGTGCAGGACTGCTTTTACGGTATTTTGCGATTGCCTTGGCTCAAGGTTAAAGATGGCATtgctaaaaaaaatcttattggAGCATTTAAATCCAGTTGCTTTCAGGCTGGGTATCTGTCGTGTAACATGCAGCAGCATACAGTAAATCTCATGGTGGTTAATTAGAAAGCGTCACGACTGATTggcatgaaaagaaaattaGACATTTTCAGCTGCAGTGTGAACTTTCACTAAGAgatgtcattttctctttcagGTCGATTTAGCTACAGGTCTGGCAATTGAGGAAGCATGCTATGCCCAGGTGAGTAATGAAACAGTTATTTCCCCTGCTGTACGGGATAATTATTTGGTTGGCAGATTATTAGGTCAGCCTAGCTAAAACTTGTGCTGCATTCATGACATGTCGGCAGAATGTGAAGAGTCTTGTGAGTGTTCACATATTTCCAGATGGTTACCCCCGCCGTTAGCCTTGTAGTCACAcaatttacattacatttatttagctgACGCTTTTATCCAAAGCATCTTACAATTAGTGCATTCAACCATGTGGATACAACCacatttgtattgtattgtacgGAGAGTTGTGTTACCCTCATCAATATACAATGAatggacaaaatattagaaacacatcAGCGCAGGGACTTAAATTGGCTTCAGATAAAGAGGTGCATCTTTTTTTGTACCGAaacatttgtgttgtttttcaggTGATACCAACTAAAGATCGATTGGAGGGTTTGGCTGCGTTCAAGGAGAAGAGACGTCCTCACTTCAAGGGGGAGTGAAGCCACACTCCTTCTGCCTTCAGCTCTCCCGCTACTCCACTGCTTCCAACATCTTTCTGGGTGAAACTGTACACGACGACACATTAACCTGTACAGCACCCAGAGGACGTCCGTTTGACCGCAGGACATTACGGCCGCTCCTGGCTGGTGTTTTTTGCCAGTGACTTCAATGTTCACGTGTAAAGCACTTGCTGGGTGTGTCAACTAACCAATCATTGGCTTCCAATATTTAAAACTTAACTAACTTAAAATCTAAAAGATGAATTACCTCAAATGGTTATTGCTCTTTGCAGTATGATAACAGTTGGTCACTAACCTCCTTGATTAAATGAACCAATCCAAGAGCCATAGACATTTCTGTGATTGCCTCACATGAATGATGCATCAGAGggtttattgcttttttttttacttaggtGGAAATGTACCACTGTGTTCACAACACTGAATAACACCAGAGGTGTCTGCATGAAATCATAAAACAGACTCggttttctctttctttcttcggCTCATAGCGGCAGActacagctcggctctgattggttatattcctccggtctgtgaaatcttgcagatgcagattaggagcaccggaggacacagagacacatgatttctttcagattacctgtctcatgcactactgtcaggatatattttataaaaataactttttttaatcatatttgctccatttctacccactgcagctttaagccaagttcacactacatgactttcAAAGTCTTCAGATTGCTGTACACAACTAGCTGTCTTGTAATTGTTGTGGTTTTCATACTACAAGATCTCTTCCCCATACGTCTTTACCGTTTCCCATATGTAGATCAGTTATGTTTATTCGTGCAAACATccctaggtgcaacaacaactttggtcCGTGTTGCAAACGCTACACATACTgtaagttcctgttgttacaggcgacccctctgccaggtttcccctcaacccgtgtctcacgctctcattggctgtagctccccGACAGACTCCcagacaggtccagatatttagcatgctagataagTGGAATGTGAGTGAAGCAGTTCACACATAACCCTCGAGCGCCGATTTGTCGGCgagtggaaaatcagggctaaagtcatGGAGTGTGAACAAGGCAGTGCTTCACAGTTGTGTGACTGTACCGACACATTGGCCCAGTGTGTACTGTTTAATTTGATTGGTTAACTGaccaacagaaaataaacaacgCTGCTATTGCTCAGAGTGACCGACATCAAAAACTGTTCAGAAATGCCCTTAAAAGTacattatataaattatatcaaCATATTgcaaaaatgcatgtttttgaGCATCAAAGTTTGTTCTCAACTTTGGAAAAAGGTATTAACTCTTGGTCCTCTTACTAGATCTGCcaagagctttcaaccacatctcacatTTATCAGTGGGTGGTGCTTGTTCAGTTGGTACTGCGAGAACTTCATCTGCTGATATAGAGCATTCAATTTGGTTGAAAGCCCTGGAAAAGGGtgtaagtggaccttgaatttttttcccatattgatattcattttttaaagatatcTTTTCTACAGAGCCCCCCACCATACTTTAACTGCTTTTATGAAActgttgatgaatgaatgagcCACAGTGGAGATGATTTAATGTTATTTTggtgagtgaagtgagtgagGGCATTACGATATCACACAGTTGTAAATAAAACTTCTGTCACACTGAAATGTTTCTTCCCATACTACATTTGTATTGTTTTGAGTGCACATAATGACCTAATAATAATCCGTCCACTTGCAGTTCTATGCTGTCTGGCTGAGATACATTATGTTGGGACATATTGTTCATAAATGGTGATTTGAATCCCTCGCATGCAGTAAGTCAAGTACAGGTAGAAGCTAATAGAAACTGAGCACTGTGCATGCGTTGCTAGATATGGGCTAGAAAGCTCTATAGTGACATTTGGGAAATAAAATCTATAGGTATAATAATTgtataatgtaatttttttttagtattgaTTTTGATTGAATATTGAAGCAGTTCTAAATTCAAACAAGAAGAATAACTGAAATGTCTGTCAGCGCAAACAATAGCTCCCCCATAATATCAACGGATCTACACGCGTCAAAAACATAGTGGTGGAAACTCACGAAGTAGAATAACAAACATACGATGGAGAattagggccatattgagggggaaaaaataaagtcgtaatattatgagaataaagtaatacgtttacgagaaaaaaagtcgtattatgagAAGAAAGTCAtgtttaggagaaaaaaagtaatagaatgaagttgtaatatgagaaaaaaagttataagtttaagaaaaaaaagtagtgttatgagaataaagtcaatattataaagtagtaattttacgcgTTAtatcttattatattatactatacagGGACCTCTCTACAAGTATTAACCTACCTTAAACAAGGAAAATAAGCCAAAGCCAAACTCGACAAACGTGAGTTTTAACAATTCCttatgataaattaattattttctatcacGTAAGTAATTCACAATCACGCAGATCATAAACtctttaatataataacgactcattgaaatcggttgagaaatgtagacatTATAgcgctttttatccagaaaaacagcagctccctcgtttacaggccagtcttgcccggtccaatatggcgcccgcGTTGACGTATCATAGCAACGGTAGAGGGCCGAgtaacgtctctctctctgaagctatgatgtctgtgtgtttcctaccgggatgaactcacaccagcaactgGTCTGACTTGTTCTGTCTCTTCCTGGCTGATAAAAACACCAGGAGTTGctgaataaaacacatcaggtaagataacggttcatttgtgtgtggaacatagctagctagctacattgttttttttttattgcctttatttcacaaactggtCAAACAGGTTCAATTACAAAGACATGTGCAAAACTTTAAAAGGAACAacaagacaaaataacagatgCCAGGGGATAAACAGCTTACAAGTACAAAAACagggaaaataaacatttagataaatatattaaaggagGTGCATAAAGTTACCTCTTAACAGCTTTTTTGTTTTCGGAGGAGAGaatcaatttaatttattgtttggtttcatgttcaaatacaaaaaaatgaaggTTTAGATTTACTAAATTTTGATTTATGTATATGAAATTTAGCTAAGAGAATAATCAGATTAATCATGTTCTTTGATTTTACTGTTACCTTTAtggaaaccaaaccaaacactcTCTAGACATAGAATAAAATCAGGATCAATATTATCAATAATGATTCTACTCAAGTCCATCCACAGCCTGTTGCTATGGTCACAGTGCCAGAATAGATGAAGAAGAGTTTCTGGGAGTACATCACAGAATGATGTCATGTTTAAACTTAACAAGATAATGACTTGCTGGATCATATCTGTGAAGGATTTTAAAGGATACTTCTCTTATTTTGTTTGTCAAAAGATACCTATAGGGTAGAGTCCAGATGTTCTTCCACTTGAGGTCTTTTACAAGGTTGTTCCAGTAATTGACAACATCAtatcattctgaaataaatGACGTatacctttattattatttttggtagACAAAAAACATATCCTGCCCTGTGAGTGTCTGCTGGATTAGGAATCTGTGGTACAAATCCCTGTTCAGTTGTACCTTTTAATAATATGACTCCAGaggagctagctagctagtgttggtgacgtatgttgtgcgagacgagagatgtagttcactgagcggtttcacacaaaactaaatgataaacctacaacaaactgagactttcttgacttgaaaaattatcttttaaatttaaaaaacatatgtgtgattcatggcgtagTTCAAATGGgattaaaaaatgatttgtctctctccgttgactaccgttcatattttttgcCCCTAAATAAGGTCcaatggggtccaccggaaggggaggtACTGTTTGAAACCATCCACAGTTAtccacattttatatattacaCCTTAATTAAATTGGTGACAACTTTAAAGTAGCTTCTTATTTTTCCTTTAGTTTGGGGTTCATTATGAATGATGTTGGTGAGTGGTAAAGCCAATCTCCAGTCTACCTGTGGAGGACATCACCGAGGCTGCAGCTTCACTCTGATTAGGATTAGACATGCAGTGTGCTGACGGTAGGGTCAGGGTTATCGTGAGGACATAATAGAAGTAGAaggtgtgtgtgcgagtgtgtgaaCAGACTGTTGAGGCCCTGGCCA encodes:
- the auh gene encoding methylglutaconyl-CoA hydratase, mitochondrial is translated as MAVQAGRRVLLQAFRVQAASRDTCRRQYAVLGQVSPLSQLNGPAAVTRHYSSDSNKEDLRVRYLDGEDKGIVVMGINRAKAKNSISKNLVKMMIEAVEDIKKNNKVRSVIICSLVPGIFCAGADLKERAKMHPSEVGPFVSKARGLITELGNLPVPTIAAIDGAALGGGLEMALACDIRIASDTAKMGLVEARLAIIPGGGGTQRLPRAISVSMAKELIFAARVVDGTEACRLGIVNHSVEQNESGDAAYLRALELAREINPQGPIAVRMAKLAINQGIEVDLATGLAIEEACYAQVIPTKDRLEGLAAFKEKRRPHFKGE